CCTCATCTGGTCACCATCGAGCAGATCAGGGGAGACTTGCACGTGCACTCGGATTTCAGCGACGGCAGCGCCACGCTTGAACAACTGGCGCGGCGGGCGGAAGACTTGGGGTATGAGTATCTTGCCGTCACCGATCACTCGCAGTCGCTGAAGATAGCTCACGGGCTGACCGCCGAGCGGGTCGAAGAAAAGATGGCGCGGATTCGCGAGTTAAACAAAAAATTGAAAAAGATGACGCTGCTGCTCGGCACGGAACTTGATATCCTGTCGAACGGGAAACTCGATTATCCCGACGAGGTACTCGAACAGTTCGATTGGGTTGTCGCATCGATACATTCCGGATTCAAACAGCCGGGCGAGAAAATTACGCAGCGCATTATCGCGGCGATGGAACATCCGCTGGTCGATTGCATAGCCCATCCAACCGGCAGGCAAATCGGCAGGCGGGCGCCATACGAACTGGACTTGGAAAAGGTGCTTCAGGCGGCCGCCCGGACGGAGACGGCGATCGAGATAAACGCCAACTATGACAGGCTCGACCTCGACGATATCTGGTGCAGACGCGCGAAGAAGTATGGCGTAAAGCTTGCCATTGGCACCGATGCGCATAAGCTGGAGCATATGAGCATGATCCGCCTTGGCGTCGCCGTCGCGCGGCGAGGATGGCTCGAACCCCAAGACGTCCTCAATACGCTGCCGCTGAAAAAATTGAGGAGAAAAAGGCCCTGCCTCGCCCGAACGTGAAGCGCGGGGCGAGCTGACGCAACCTGTTTTTCCGCCGCGAGATCAGAGCGCGGATATCATCTGGAGACTGAGATACGCCCACATGTATTCTTTCGAACCGGTCATCATAATAGTCGCAACGCCGGATGAAAAAGTAAAAGATATTGCCGCCTCTGCGGCGCCTGAACGGTCTGAGGTTCTCTATCCCTCTAACAAAGCTTCATTGTACGGGCTTCTGATGGATTTGCCGGTCGATGTGCTCCTGATCGAGGAGAATTTCGACAGATGCCCGTTGCTTGACCACCTCCCGATCGTCAAGAAGATGAGCAAGAACCTTTCGATCGTCGCTGTTCTGGAGGAGAGGGCTTCAGAAGAGATGAAGAAAGTCATTTCGCCCCACGTGTTCGATTTGCTGATGAAGCCGCTTCAGCAGGATCACGTGCGGCACAAGCTGAAAAATGCCGTCGAGCATGTTCAGCTTCTTCGGGAAGTCAGCTTATTGGAGCAAAGCAAGCAGGCTGCCCGGCCTCCGTGGCCGGGGGTTCATGCCGTTTCGGAGGAGAGGGAAAACGACGTGTCGGGCCCGTTGCGCCAATTTTTTTCTGCATGCCTCCACCTTCAGGACATTAATAAGCTGCTCGATCTCATGGTCGGCGCGTTCTCTGAATATTTCGTCTGCGCAAAGGCGGCGGCCGTCCTTCTTGATGAAGAGACGGGTAAGCTGCAGATCAGGGCGTCGCGCGGATTCGACAACCAGATTCTTCAATCTATTGAGCTGAATTTTCAGTCGGGCATCTATTTCTGGCTGCGAAAAAACAATCGCATTCTTTCAGCCCGGGAACTGTCGGCGGCGGTTAACGCAGAGAGCATGGTAGGCGTCGATAAGGAGATGAGGCTTCTGCAAGCTGAGATTGCGTCGCCGCTGTTGGGTCGGAAATATCCGGTCGGATTCGTAACGCTCGGCCAGAGGTTCAGCGGAGAGCCGTTCTCACCGAAAGAGGCGAAAAGCACATTCTTCCTTGCCAGGCATGCGGGGGCGGCGATTGAAAATGCTTTTGTCCTGCAGGAGACAAGACAGCAGGCCGTTCACGATGAATTAACCCAACTCTACAACAGGCACTACTGGAAGAGAAGCCTCGAGGTCGAGATCGAACGCTCGAAGCGATACGATCGGCCGCTATCGGTTGCCATCTTCGATATCGATCACTTCAAGATCATCAACGACAAGTTCGGCCATCAGACAGGCGACGAGGTTCTCCGCAGTTTGGCGCGATACATGACCAAAACCTCGCGCCATACCGATGTCATCGGCCGGTACGGCGGCGAAGAATTTATCGCGATCCTTCCGGAAACCACCGCCGAACTCGGCTTTTTCTACTGCGAGAGACTGCGCCAGGACGTCGAGCAAAGGCTCGGCGAACAGGAAAGCGATGAGTGCATTCATCCCGGTCTCACGATCAGCGGCGGAATGACCACCTGCGACCGCAAAGAAGATACTTCCCAGCGCCTTATCGAGCGCGCCGACCAGGCGTTGTATGCCGCGAAACGCGAGGGCAGAAACAGAATCCACCAGCAGCTCCCGGCGTGACCCGGCGAAGGCGGACTGTTAGGGGGTCTGGCTCCACGTACGGAACTCGATGGGGACTGTCCCAAGAATTACGGGCCGCGTCTTTTAGACCGTAGATTCGGGGCTGTCCCCATCGAAAGGAACCAGCCAATTCAATCGCCGGACACATTCACTGTTCCGGAATTGTTTTTAAGCGAAGGGGACTGAAGGGGTCTGGCTCCACGTATGGAATTCATGCCTT
The DNA window shown above is from Candidatus Abyssobacteria bacterium SURF_5 and carries:
- a CDS encoding sensor domain-containing diguanylate cyclase: MYSFEPVIIIVATPDEKVKDIAASAAPERSEVLYPSNKASLYGLLMDLPVDVLLIEENFDRCPLLDHLPIVKKMSKNLSIVAVLEERASEEMKKVISPHVFDLLMKPLQQDHVRHKLKNAVEHVQLLREVSLLEQSKQAARPPWPGVHAVSEERENDVSGPLRQFFSACLHLQDINKLLDLMVGAFSEYFVCAKAAAVLLDEETGKLQIRASRGFDNQILQSIELNFQSGIYFWLRKNNRILSARELSAAVNAESMVGVDKEMRLLQAEIASPLLGRKYPVGFVTLGQRFSGEPFSPKEAKSTFFLARHAGAAIENAFVLQETRQQAVHDELTQLYNRHYWKRSLEVEIERSKRYDRPLSVAIFDIDHFKIINDKFGHQTGDEVLRSLARYMTKTSRHTDVIGRYGGEEFIAILPETTAELGFFYCERLRQDVEQRLGEQESDECIHPGLTISGGMTTCDRKEDTSQRLIERADQALYAAKREGRNRIHQQLPA